ATTTACCACCTGATTACACTTGATATGTGGAAGGTGTTTAAGAAGAATGATAACAAACAAGACTTTTATAAATGCTGTCAATGGTTTTGGGGTGTTTTGATGATGTGTGTGACTTGCTGATACCTGTCATTCACCACTATAGGGAAACATAATGTAACACTTTACATGCAGGAGCAAGCCCAAAAATCACCTGTGTGCGTGTGTGTCTCATATAATTATATACGAGGCTTAAACATACAAACCGCTCCCTCTCCCCATGGCATTGCAGTCAATTTGCAGTCAAACCTCACACATCCTGACTTCGAATAGGGGTCACATCTTTGAAATTTGATATTTACGTATGTATAAATTTAGATAAGATTAATTTTTTATTATTAAAATTTAAGTTTTAGTAATGTGTCTGTTAATTATGGCAAGGCCCTTACGCATAGAATATCCCGGTGCTTTTTATCATATTACTACCAGAGGTGTTGGGAGACAGAATATATTTTTTAAGGATTACGATAGAAAGGTGTTTTTAGAAAAGCTGGGAGACCTGCATGAGAAGTGGGGAATAATATTCCATGGATATTGTCGGATGACAAATCACTATCATCTGGAGTTGGAAACTCCAGGTGGTGAATTGAGTAGGCCCTTGCAATGGTTGAATCATGTTTATGCCGGTTGTGTAAATAAGGAGTATAAGAGAACGGGACATCTGTTTCAGGGAAGGTTTAAGAGTGTGCTCGTAGAAGCAGATGAACATTTGCATGTTTTATCACGTTACATACACATGAATCCTGTACGTGCGGGTATTGTGAGGAGGCCCGAGGAGTATAGATGGTCTAGTTATCGGGATTATCTTGGAATACGACAATGTCCGAAGTGGCTTGATGTGAAACAAACACTTGAAATGTTTGGTGTGTCTGAGAAGGAGCAGAGAAAGGAATACCGGCGCTTTGTAATAATGGGAGACGAGGGAAATCCTTTAAAAGAAATGAGTTTTGGGGCAATATTAGGAACAGCACAGTTTGTAAAACGAATGAGGGAGAAATTGAGAAACAGAAAGTCTGAGAAGAGTGATGCTGAGATTTCAGGTATGATTTATGCGCGGCCAGGTCCAGGAATTAATGAAATTTGCAAAGTTGTATGCGAAGCGTATGATGTTTCAAAGGAGGAGATGTGCGTAAAGGGACGTAAAGGAAATGAAGGCCGGGATTTGGCGATATATTTGTCGAGAAAGTATGCTAGAAGCACGTGTGATGAAATAGGTGAGCACTTTGGAGGTATCAGGCCTTCGGCAGTGAGTTTGGGAAGTAGAAGGGTTAAGGATCGGTTAAAAACAGACAAAACCTTTAAGAAACTGGTCAGGCAATTAGAATCTGATGTGATAGATTTTAACAATTAAAACTAATATCAAACATCAAAGATGTGACCCCCATCGCCTTATAACAAGACCGGATAATAAGACCGTCAGTTACATCTATGACAATGGAGGACGGTTAGAAAAAATGATAATCCCCAGAGGTCAGACAACATATACATATGATGAAACAACAGGCAGCATAAGCTCAATCAAGGCCCCGGATGGCGATGTCCTTGCATTTACTTACGACGGCTTCCTTTCCCTTGATTCAACATGGTCGGGTAATATAAATGGTAAAGTAAGCCGTGTATACGACAACAACTTCCGCATAACCTCAAGGAGTGTCAATGATGCACATACGATTAATTTTATATACGACAATGACGGTCTTATTACCAGCGCGGGTAATCTCTCCATTGCACATGAAGCACTTAATGGTCTTATTACAAACACTGGTATAGACAATATAACCGCGACCAGAGATTACAACATCTTTGGAGAGCCTTCCGGCTATACCGCCGCCTTTGAAGGCATCGATTTCTACTCGGCATCCTATACCAGAGATAAACTTGGAAGGATAACGCAAAAAGTTGAGACAGTAGAGGGAGTGACGCACATCTATGATTACGTATACGGGCTTACAGACCGTCTGAAGGAGGTTAAGAAAGATGGTGCAGTAGTATCGCTCTACCAGTATGATGCCAATGGAAATAGGCTTAGTGCGACAAGACCGGGTTTGGAAATTAATGGCACCTATGACAATCAGGACCGCCTTATAAGCTATGGAGACTATACATACACATTTACAGACAATGGAGAGTTAACATCAAGGATAGATACAACCACAAATTCAACTACTACCTATCAGTATGATGTTCTCGGCAACCTTATGGCGGTAACACTGCCGGATGCAGCCGTGATAGAGTATGTTATTGACGGAGTGGGTTGCAGGACAGGGAAGAAGGTTGATGGAGCATTGGTACAGGGGTTTCTATACAAAGACCGGCTCAATCCAATAGCGGAATTGGATAATGCGGGGAACGTAGTTTCCAGGTTTGTATACGGCAGCAGATATAATGTGCCGGACTACATGATAAAAGGAGGCAATACATACCGAATAATCTCAGACCATCTCGGCAGCCCGAGGATAATAACTGATACGAAAACCGGTCAAATTGTACAATTGATTGAATACAATGAATTTGGTATCATCCTGTCAGATACAAACCCCGGTTTCCAGCCATTCGGTTTTGCCGGTGGGATCTATGATCAGGACACCGAGCTTGTCAGATTTGGTGCAAGAGACTACGACCCGGAAATAGGAAGATGGACAGCCAAAGACCCGATACTCTTTGCGGGTGGTGATACGAATCTGTATGGGTACGTACAAAATAATCCGGTTAATTTTGTTGATCCTAATGGGTTATTAGTGCTGTATTTCGGTGGAGGTGTAGCTGCAGGAGTTGGCTATAAAGTAAACCCTGGAGATCAAGATTCGATTACATTTTTTTCAGGAACTGTAACAGAATTTTACGGTTCAAATAGAAGTGGAGGGATTAGCAATGGTAATTTTTTTACTGTAGGGACGGGTAGAATAGTTGGGGCTGCAGCTGGCGGAGGTGCTTTGGCTGGAATAAATTTTGGTGATGTAGAAGATCTATCTGAATGTGGTTCTTCAGCAGGATTATTGGTTGGTCCTTTTTCCTTCGAATTGACTCTTGATGGAGGTGGTCATTCTATCACTGGCTTCTCCTTTGGGTTTTTGAACAAAGGAATAGGACTTGGACTTTTTGGACAAGAGACACGTACATGGACAATTTCAAATTAATGAGATATCTAGAATGTCCACATTGTAAAGAAGATGTGATTAGGTTCTGGGAGCTTTTAATCCCATCGTCTTTTTGGCTTCGTAAGTCATGTAGGCATTGTAACAAGAAGGTTAGTTTTAATTTCAACACAATATTGCTAATAGTCCTTTCTCTATTGGCTGCAATTATTTTGTGCAATATCATAGACAGTGTATTCCTAATAAATATTGGAATATTTGGAGTAGGGATTGTGGTCCTTTTTGTGCACCTTCCATTTTTTCTTGGAAAGAAGCTTTTCTTTAATGTAGAAAAAAGAAGGAATAAACGAGAGAAATAGGATAAATCTTCAAAAAAATGCAGTAAAAATATTTCAAATAATATTATCAAGCCTTGATTTGGAGTGCTGTTTCGCCGAATATTTCATCCGACACTGGCCTGAACTTTTATAAAATAATAATCCCCAGAGGCCAAACAACATATACTTATGATGAGACAACAGGCAGCATAATATCAATCAAGGTTCTGAATGGAGGTATCCTGACATTTACTTACGACAAATCCTTTCCCTTGATTCAACATTGTCTGGTAGTGTGAGTGCCAAGATAAGCAGTGTATACGACAACAACTTCCGT
This genomic stretch from Candidatus Scalindua japonica harbors:
- a CDS encoding transposase, with amino-acid sequence MCLLIMARPLRIEYPGAFYHITTRGVGRQNIFFKDYDRKVFLEKLGDLHEKWGIIFHGYCRMTNHYHLELETPGGELSRPLQWLNHVYAGCVNKEYKRTGHLFQGRFKSVLVEADEHLHVLSRYIHMNPVRAGIVRRPEEYRWSSYRDYLGIRQCPKWLDVKQTLEMFGVSEKEQRKEYRRFVIMGDEGNPLKEMSFGAILGTAQFVKRMREKLRNRKSEKSDAEISGMIYARPGPGINEICKVVCEAYDVSKEEMCVKGRKGNEGRDLAIYLSRKYARSTCDEIGEHFGGIRPSAVSLGSRRVKDRLKTDKTFKKLVRQLESDVIDFNN
- a CDS encoding RHS repeat domain-containing protein; this translates as MIIPRGQTTYTYDETTGSISSIKAPDGDVLAFTYDGFLSLDSTWSGNINGKVSRVYDNNFRITSRSVNDAHTINFIYDNDGLITSAGNLSIAHEALNGLITNTGIDNITATRDYNIFGEPSGYTAAFEGIDFYSASYTRDKLGRITQKVETVEGVTHIYDYVYGLTDRLKEVKKDGAVVSLYQYDANGNRLSATRPGLEINGTYDNQDRLISYGDYTYTFTDNGELTSRIDTTTNSTTTYQYDVLGNLMAVTLPDAAVIEYVIDGVGCRTGKKVDGALVQGFLYKDRLNPIAELDNAGNVVSRFVYGSRYNVPDYMIKGGNTYRIISDHLGSPRIITDTKTGQIVQLIEYNEFGIILSDTNPGFQPFGFAGGIYDQDTELVRFGARDYDPEIGRWTAKDPILFAGGDTNLYGYVQNNPVNFVDPNGLLVLYFGGGVAAGVGYKVNPGDQDSITFFSGTVTEFYGSNRSGGISNGNFFTVGTGRIVGAAAGGGALAGINFGDVEDLSECGSSAGLLVGPFSFELTLDGGGHSITGFSFGFLNKGIGLGLFGQETRTWTISN